The following are encoded in a window of Rubellicoccus peritrichatus genomic DNA:
- a CDS encoding PEP-CTERM sorting domain-containing protein (PEP-CTERM proteins occur, often in large numbers, in the proteomes of bacteria that also encode an exosortase, a predicted intramembrane cysteine proteinase. The presence of a PEP-CTERM domain at a protein's C-terminus predicts cleavage within the sorting domain, followed by covalent anchoring to some some component of the (usually Gram-negative) cell surface. Many PEP-CTERM proteins exhibit an unusual sequence composition that includes large numbers of potential glycosylation sites. Expression of one such protein has been shown restore the ability of a bacterium to form floc, a type of biofilm.), producing the protein MKKLKILTCAITALSLPALADNITWDGGGVGDDFLTAENWVGDAVPGVNDSAIINADNTAVYNNVGVTTTVDSLRLGAANGSATGELDVQAGTLTFAGTGLTSDVYRDSSGTMRVSGGTLNLDGGGNFRFGHRSGSHDFVTVTSGAANFAARVNALGSNNASFTATLSGGTTSFTGTHADMLGARTGGASYMSISNSAVLTVSANNGFRLGEGTVGGTNTLDITGGTLNAITRLTMGSSTDATNIINVSGGDINGSNVLQLQANGATSLFSITGSDATIDFAGNVEANGGALNEFEFILGNSGGNHVSLIDTAAQLKITTDTVLTIDAGTWDGTGSTNIVLFEYDTISGSGLFDVQLNGLTGTLNYAGGTGNQVVLEGAAIIPEPGTYAALAGIIGLGIAVIRRRRV; encoded by the coding sequence ATGAAAAAGCTCAAAATCCTTACCTGCGCGATAACAGCGCTTTCTTTACCAGCCCTTGCCGATAACATCACTTGGGATGGCGGTGGAGTCGGTGACGATTTCCTCACTGCTGAAAATTGGGTTGGCGATGCCGTTCCCGGAGTTAATGACTCTGCAATAATCAATGCTGACAATACAGCTGTTTACAACAATGTCGGGGTGACCACCACTGTGGATTCTTTGCGTCTGGGCGCGGCAAATGGCAGTGCGACTGGAGAATTGGACGTCCAGGCTGGTACCCTTACATTTGCAGGCACGGGCTTAACATCAGATGTATATCGGGATAGCAGTGGCACTATGAGGGTAAGTGGTGGCACGCTTAATCTTGATGGTGGAGGGAATTTTCGCTTTGGCCACCGTTCGGGTAGTCACGATTTTGTGACTGTAACCAGTGGGGCTGCGAATTTTGCAGCACGGGTCAATGCACTTGGCAGTAATAATGCCAGTTTTACCGCAACCTTAAGCGGAGGAACGACCTCTTTTACAGGAACTCACGCGGATATGCTGGGGGCAAGAACTGGAGGAGCATCATATATGTCTATCTCTAATTCCGCAGTTCTTACTGTCAGTGCAAACAATGGCTTTCGACTTGGTGAAGGCACCGTAGGTGGTACAAACACACTCGATATTACTGGAGGCACTTTGAATGCTATTACTCGCCTCACTATGGGGTCTTCCACGGATGCTACGAATATCATCAATGTCTCTGGTGGCGACATCAATGGAAGTAATGTACTTCAATTGCAGGCTAATGGTGCAACTTCCCTCTTTTCCATAACTGGCAGTGATGCAACCATCGATTTTGCAGGAAATGTTGAAGCCAATGGTGGAGCACTCAATGAATTTGAATTCATTCTCGGAAATAGCGGTGGAAATCACGTTTCACTTATCGATACGGCTGCTCAATTAAAAATCACAACGGATACTGTCCTGACGATTGACGCTGGAACCTGGGATGGAACCGGTTCGACTAATATCGTGCTGTTTGAATACGATACGATCTCTGGTTCTGGTCTGTTTGATGTGCAGCTTAACGGTTTGACTGGCACTTTGAATTACGCAGGTGGCACAGGTAATCAGGTTGTTCTTGAGGGGGCAGCAATCATTCCTGAGCCAGGCACTTATGCAGCTCTCGCAGGCATCATCGGCCTTGGCATTGCTGTGATTCGTCGCCGTCGTGTTTGA
- a CDS encoding discoidin domain-containing protein: MKHFRKKILPAIACFSIAYSQTNAEEPLHHILLNPLEPGANIHKGSWYLTEPYIKPATDIEPQMGEVALTFGGNAGGRGGKGDFDVSKIVRGEARQIGLHVHLTDDANVNTLGLQLYDDEGEIFIAHVPADWTGWRHLEFDLIENPPEQIRPQPDKNGTIDYPIRGVHFSWFAKAAGPTHMTVDGLTAKTIIDNLPNDLLDVDIATKNETEAGEEYTASIFFTNYGDEDITLDLNYSLQRNDHFFNGELPHPIHGSNHASGIKGWVEYDDKKVEDNRSTDGKSWTNTTIPYQKNHYIEAIQTVDLGQVREVQHIEWTSGDANNAWFVDVLASTDGSNFEKISDLQNVDQHKKWGRNAFPKFKPFKARYIKFHNRTNGDSRHVIRFPSEIMIYDGTKDEPVEIPSIGEVVYEGELSITVPARSFAPAFLEFPTPLSDGAYMLGMDIQSDGFRQLEKRNIFTALPKVPGLISPERRIGINTSKPYLAETIAELGASWVRFENGKWPMMSSEPHKYQYNPGAKPWQLNFDETFGTYKKLGINVLTYMFLVPEWASQPGPDVPERVKLSQPPKNLADYGEFTFQTAARYASKKHPDDVLKTDDKVSGLDYVKSYNMYNEPNLNAYYGAKRGGWAAPMDLFYKMMRYGVEGVRRADPDAIVTGPSLAGATVDTVDMMRTYTYEDGKHPVDLVDVICVHFYSGHDAPETARNDGNTRVVTKQDFPEHMRELSAWRDRYAHGKPIWMTETGYDSAGEFGTNETIQAARLPRQVMLSLAYGAERVFIYREAGSTPRRHSASGVLRNDLTKKPSWYTFGTLIRQFQNVTGGAIRLPHPDSNVWLMLWNDGGQSLVTAWTVEGDTTLDIDLGSCDVTNAFGTETKVDSTKGLKISTYPSYLRGFNDFTEIKALKAQYNANELARQQRIEQVAAANKYLFDFGSTEQIGDFLLDGFKTPYQTVQMETVWTDELGYGFDKAAKRMGDRKYLGNQKADRDSVKVRGQVFSFKADPGSYKLEIKAEPYGKAADVKVRYNGGDPITLKIEKDNPIAIAEIVVTEDNTKVDIEIEELPADLFWINCVEVI; this comes from the coding sequence ATGAAACACTTCAGAAAAAAAATCCTTCCCGCCATCGCTTGTTTTTCGATTGCCTACTCACAGACAAATGCTGAAGAGCCACTCCACCACATTCTACTCAATCCTCTAGAGCCCGGGGCGAATATCCACAAGGGGTCATGGTATCTGACTGAACCCTACATTAAACCTGCAACTGATATTGAACCACAGATGGGGGAAGTTGCCCTGACTTTTGGAGGCAACGCTGGTGGTCGCGGTGGCAAGGGTGACTTTGACGTGAGTAAAATCGTCCGCGGTGAGGCGAGGCAAATCGGCCTTCATGTCCACCTGACTGATGACGCTAATGTCAACACACTTGGCCTGCAACTATACGATGATGAAGGAGAAATCTTTATTGCCCATGTTCCCGCTGACTGGACGGGATGGAGGCATCTCGAATTCGACCTGATAGAGAATCCGCCAGAACAAATACGCCCTCAACCCGACAAGAACGGAACCATTGATTATCCGATTCGTGGTGTTCACTTCTCATGGTTTGCAAAAGCTGCCGGGCCGACTCACATGACAGTCGACGGACTGACGGCCAAAACTATAATTGATAATCTCCCCAATGACCTACTGGACGTAGACATTGCCACTAAAAATGAAACCGAGGCTGGAGAAGAGTACACTGCTTCTATCTTTTTCACCAATTATGGAGACGAGGATATCACTCTGGATTTGAACTATAGCCTGCAACGCAACGATCACTTTTTCAACGGCGAGCTACCGCACCCGATTCATGGCTCCAATCATGCGTCCGGGATCAAAGGCTGGGTCGAGTATGATGATAAAAAAGTCGAAGACAATCGCAGCACCGATGGCAAATCATGGACCAATACAACCATCCCCTACCAAAAGAACCACTACATCGAGGCCATTCAAACAGTTGATCTGGGACAGGTAAGAGAGGTCCAGCACATCGAATGGACAAGCGGAGACGCAAATAACGCATGGTTTGTCGATGTATTGGCCTCAACAGATGGTTCCAATTTCGAAAAGATCTCAGACCTCCAGAATGTCGACCAACATAAAAAATGGGGAAGAAATGCATTTCCCAAATTCAAACCTTTTAAAGCACGTTATATCAAATTCCACAACCGGACCAATGGAGACTCCAGGCATGTCATCCGTTTCCCCTCAGAGATAATGATCTACGATGGCACCAAAGACGAGCCAGTCGAGATCCCGAGCATTGGTGAAGTCGTCTACGAAGGAGAACTGAGCATAACTGTTCCGGCACGGTCCTTTGCACCAGCCTTTCTGGAATTCCCAACTCCGCTTAGCGATGGCGCCTACATGCTGGGCATGGACATTCAATCCGATGGCTTCCGCCAACTTGAGAAACGCAATATCTTCACCGCCCTGCCAAAGGTGCCCGGATTGATTAGCCCGGAGCGCCGTATCGGAATCAACACATCCAAACCGTACTTAGCCGAAACCATTGCCGAGCTGGGGGCCTCATGGGTCCGCTTCGAAAACGGTAAATGGCCCATGATGTCATCTGAACCACACAAGTACCAATACAATCCGGGAGCCAAGCCCTGGCAATTGAACTTCGATGAGACTTTTGGCACCTACAAGAAACTTGGAATCAATGTGTTGACCTACATGTTTCTTGTTCCCGAATGGGCCAGCCAACCGGGGCCCGATGTCCCCGAACGTGTGAAACTGTCTCAGCCACCAAAGAATCTGGCCGACTATGGCGAGTTCACTTTCCAAACTGCTGCGCGCTACGCCAGTAAAAAGCATCCGGATGATGTCCTTAAGACAGACGACAAAGTGAGCGGTCTGGATTATGTCAAAAGTTATAATATGTATAACGAGCCCAATCTGAATGCCTATTATGGAGCAAAACGAGGAGGCTGGGCCGCCCCCATGGATTTGTTCTACAAGATGATGCGCTATGGAGTGGAAGGGGTCAGAAGAGCCGACCCCGATGCCATAGTCACTGGCCCAAGTCTCGCTGGGGCGACAGTTGATACCGTTGATATGATGCGCACCTACACTTATGAGGATGGCAAACATCCAGTCGATCTGGTTGATGTTATTTGTGTACATTTCTATTCCGGACATGATGCGCCGGAGACAGCAAGGAATGATGGCAATACTCGCGTCGTAACAAAACAGGATTTCCCCGAACACATGCGTGAACTCAGTGCATGGCGCGATCGATACGCCCATGGCAAACCAATCTGGATGACTGAGACGGGGTATGACAGTGCAGGTGAATTTGGAACCAATGAAACTATCCAGGCTGCACGCCTGCCGCGCCAAGTCATGCTCAGTCTGGCTTATGGAGCAGAAAGAGTATTCATCTATCGTGAAGCCGGAAGCACTCCGCGTCGTCACTCCGCATCGGGAGTCCTTCGCAATGATCTAACCAAGAAACCATCCTGGTACACCTTCGGGACATTAATCAGACAGTTCCAAAATGTCACCGGAGGCGCGATTCGCCTCCCCCACCCCGACAGCAATGTCTGGCTCATGCTTTGGAATGATGGCGGTCAATCACTCGTAACGGCCTGGACTGTGGAAGGCGATACGACCCTGGATATTGATCTTGGCTCATGCGATGTCACCAACGCTTTCGGGACTGAAACCAAAGTGGACTCAACTAAGGGACTCAAGATCAGCACCTATCCTTCCTACCTTCGGGGCTTCAATGACTTCACTGAAATCAAGGCCCTCAAAGCGCAATACAACGCCAATGAGCTTGCCCGCCAACAACGCATAGAACAAGTGGCTGCAGCCAACAAGTATTTGTTCGATTTTGGATCCACTGAGCAAATTGGAGACTTCCTGCTCGATGGTTTCAAAACACCGTATCAAACCGTCCAGATGGAGACTGTCTGGACAGACGAGCTGGGCTACGGTTTTGACAAAGCAGCCAAGCGAATGGGTGATCGAAAATACCTGGGCAATCAAAAGGCTGACCGTGATTCCGTCAAAGTACGCGGTCAGGTTTTCAGCTTCAAGGCTGATCCGGGCAGTTATAAACTGGAGATCAAAGCAGAGCCTTACGGCAAAGCTGCTGATGTTAAGGTAAGATACAACGGAGGCGATCCAATCACTTTGAAAATAGAAAAAGACAATCCAATTGCCATAGCTGAGATCGTCGTCACTGAAGATAATACCAAGGTGGACATCGAGATCGAAGAACTCCCTGCTGACCTCTTTTGGATCAATTGTGTCGAAGTGATCTGA